The Trueperaceae bacterium genome includes a window with the following:
- the dnaK gene encoding molecular chaperone DnaK has protein sequence MAKAVGIDLGTTNSVIAVMEGNEPVVLVNAEGNRTTPSVVAFKGEQRLVGQVAKRQAVLNPKGTLFEIKRYIGRTWDEIKHEAERAPYEVVRGDDGGVRFVVEGKQLTPEEVSAMVLRKLVTDAGERLGETITKAVITVPAYFNNSQREATQNAGRIAGLEVLRIVNEPTAAALAYGLEKKGNETVLVFDLGGGTFDVSVLEVGDGVFEVRSTSGDTHLGGSDMDYAIVQWLADDFQKQYSVDLRKDKQALQRLLEAAEKAKIELSGLPETTISLPFISMDPASNTPLYLDTKLTRSKFEELVDPLLKRVRGPLEQALKDAKLSASDIDEIILVGGATRVPAVKKIVKDILGKEPNQSVNPDEVVALGAAVQAGVLTGTVDDIVLLDVTPLSLGVETKGGVFTKLIDRNTTVPVRKSETFSTADHNQTGVEVHVLQGERPMAAHNKSLGRFKLDGIPPMPAGMPQIEITYDMDANGILHVTAKEKSTGKAASITIQNTTTLSEDEVDRMVKDAAANAEADRTAKELAEAKNQLDGLRLQAQKALEEATGATSEQKKPVEDLVDEAQKALASELVTKDRLESIGKDLAAKLQEFSQSVAQPQAGQAADEPQADQPHQHPGDDDVIDAEFKPAG, from the coding sequence ATGGCAAAAGCCGTAGGCATCGACCTCGGGACCACCAACAGCGTCATCGCGGTGATGGAAGGGAACGAGCCCGTCGTCCTCGTGAACGCAGAAGGCAACCGCACCACCCCGTCGGTGGTGGCCTTCAAGGGCGAGCAGCGCCTCGTAGGCCAGGTCGCCAAGCGCCAGGCCGTCCTCAACCCCAAGGGGACCCTGTTCGAGATCAAGCGCTACATCGGGCGCACCTGGGACGAGATCAAGCACGAGGCCGAGCGCGCCCCCTACGAGGTCGTGCGCGGCGACGACGGCGGCGTGCGCTTCGTGGTCGAGGGCAAGCAGCTCACGCCCGAAGAGGTGTCGGCGATGGTCCTGCGCAAGCTGGTGACCGACGCCGGGGAGCGCCTCGGCGAGACCATCACCAAGGCCGTCATCACCGTGCCCGCCTACTTCAACAACTCGCAGCGCGAGGCCACGCAGAACGCGGGCCGCATCGCCGGCCTCGAGGTGCTCCGCATCGTCAACGAACCCACCGCGGCCGCCCTCGCCTACGGCCTCGAGAAGAAGGGGAACGAGACCGTACTCGTCTTCGACCTGGGCGGCGGCACCTTCGACGTCTCCGTGCTGGAGGTCGGCGACGGCGTGTTCGAGGTCCGCTCCACCAGCGGCGACACTCACCTGGGCGGCTCCGACATGGACTACGCCATCGTGCAGTGGCTGGCCGACGACTTCCAGAAGCAGTACAGCGTCGACCTGCGCAAGGACAAGCAGGCGCTGCAGCGCCTCCTCGAGGCGGCCGAGAAGGCCAAGATCGAGCTGTCGGGCCTGCCCGAGACGACCATCTCGCTGCCGTTCATCTCCATGGACCCGGCCAGCAACACCCCCCTCTACCTCGACACCAAGCTCACGCGCTCCAAGTTCGAGGAGCTCGTCGACCCGCTCCTCAAGCGCGTGAGGGGCCCCCTCGAGCAGGCGCTCAAGGACGCCAAGCTCAGCGCCTCCGACATCGACGAGATCATCCTCGTGGGCGGCGCCACCCGCGTCCCCGCCGTCAAGAAGATCGTCAAGGACATCCTGGGCAAGGAGCCGAACCAGTCGGTCAACCCCGATGAGGTCGTGGCGCTGGGCGCCGCCGTGCAGGCGGGCGTGCTGACCGGCACGGTCGACGACATCGTCCTGCTCGACGTCACGCCACTGAGCCTGGGCGTCGAGACCAAGGGCGGCGTCTTCACCAAGCTGATCGACCGCAACACCACCGTCCCCGTCCGGAAGTCGGAGACCTTCTCGACCGCCGACCACAACCAGACCGGCGTGGAGGTGCACGTCCTGCAGGGCGAGCGGCCCATGGCGGCTCACAACAAGTCGCTCGGCAGGTTCAAGCTCGACGGCATCCCGCCCATGCCTGCCGGCATGCCGCAGATCGAGATCACCTACGACATGGACGCCAACGGCATCCTGCACGTGACGGCCAAGGAGAAGTCGACAGGCAAGGCGGCGAGCATCACCATCCAGAACACCACCACCCTCAGCGAGGACGAGGTCGACCGCATGGTCAAGGACGCGGCCGCCAACGCCGAGGCCGACCGCACCGCCAAGGAGCTCGCCGAGGCCAAGAACCAGCTCGACGGCCTGAGGCTCCAAGCGCAGAAGGCGCTCGAGGAGGCCACTGGCGCCACCAGCGAGCAGAAGAAGCCCGTCGAGGACCTCGTCGACGAGGCTCAGAAGGCGCTGGCTTCGGAGCTCGTCACCAAGGACCGCCTCGAGAGCATCGGCAAGGACCTCGCCGCGAAGCTGCAGGAGTTCAGCCAGAGCGTCGCCCAGCCCCAGGCGGGACAGGCGGCCGACGAGCCGCAGGCCGATCAGCCGCACCAGCACCCCGGCGACGACGACGTGATCGACGCGGAGTTCAAGCCCGCGGGCTGA
- a CDS encoding nucleotide exchange factor GrpE translates to GGAPGGAPDGAPTDAAAARPAGGVDTEADILRGELKRLREQHGALQQELDDAADRVLRVRAEMETMRRRLLGEVEQAREQGRDEVLAPVLAVYDDLERALAVAAEAEGSTGIVTGVEMVKENLERQLASLGIRRVGRVGEPFDPHLHEALTTIPAGPGREPGVIAEVFQPGFVQGERLVRVARVVVVAERGN, encoded by the coding sequence GGCGGCGCGCCAGGGGGCGCACCAGACGGCGCGCCAACGGACGCCGCGGCGGCGCGACCCGCCGGCGGCGTCGATACGGAGGCCGACATCCTTAGAGGTGAGCTCAAGCGCCTACGGGAACAACACGGGGCCCTGCAGCAGGAGCTCGACGACGCCGCGGACCGCGTGCTGCGCGTGAGGGCCGAGATGGAGACCATGCGTCGGCGCCTCCTCGGCGAGGTCGAGCAGGCGCGCGAGCAGGGGCGCGACGAGGTGCTGGCCCCCGTGCTCGCCGTGTACGACGACCTGGAGCGCGCGCTGGCGGTGGCCGCCGAGGCCGAGGGTTCCACGGGCATCGTCACGGGCGTCGAGATGGTGAAGGAGAACCTGGAACGCCAGCTCGCGAGCCTCGGCATCCGCCGCGTTGGCCGCGTCGGCGAGCCGTTCGACCCGCACCTGCACGAGGCGCTCACCACCATACCGGCGGGTCCGGGCCGCGAACCCGGCGTCATCGCCGAGGTGTTCCAGCCCGGGTTCGTCCAGGGCGAGCGTTTGGTGCGCGTGGCGCGCGTCGTGGTCGTGGCCGAGCGGGGCAACTGA
- a CDS encoding DnaJ domain-containing protein yields MAAYKDYYQTLGVGKDATKEEIRRAFRKLAAKHHPDRNPDDAGAEERFKEINEAYTVLSDEEKRKLYDQYGTTGAVPPFAQGGGAHYRTVSPEEFAGFSDFFQSLFGGFATARGGFATDYAGRGRDANPFDFGAPRPSSVEARLDVGVVQAYRGGPTTIRIGDKSLEVTLPRGVRNGAKLRLRGQAPSGGDLILHVRHVASTTFRVDGDSVHVQLRVPDHLAALGGTIRVPTLDGEVDMTLPPGSSTGRVLRLRGQGWPGEGGARGDEFAEVRVVVPAHPNEEQRRLYERLKELAADKVS; encoded by the coding sequence GTGGCAGCTTACAAGGATTACTACCAGACCTTGGGCGTCGGGAAGGACGCGACCAAGGAGGAGATCCGTCGCGCCTTCAGGAAGCTCGCCGCCAAGCACCACCCCGACCGCAACCCCGACGACGCCGGCGCAGAGGAGCGCTTCAAGGAGATCAACGAGGCCTACACGGTGCTCTCCGACGAAGAGAAGCGCAAGCTGTACGACCAGTACGGCACCACCGGCGCCGTGCCCCCGTTCGCGCAGGGTGGCGGCGCGCACTACCGCACCGTGTCGCCCGAGGAGTTCGCCGGCTTCTCGGACTTCTTCCAGTCCCTCTTCGGCGGCTTCGCCACCGCTCGGGGGGGCTTCGCCACCGACTACGCCGGCCGCGGCCGCGACGCCAACCCGTTCGACTTCGGCGCCCCGCGGCCGAGCAGCGTCGAGGCGCGCCTCGACGTCGGCGTCGTCCAGGCATACCGGGGCGGACCGACCACGATCAGGATCGGCGACAAGAGCCTGGAGGTCACCCTGCCGCGCGGCGTCCGCAACGGCGCGAAGCTGAGGCTGCGCGGCCAGGCACCTTCGGGCGGCGACCTCATCCTCCACGTCAGGCACGTGGCCAGCACGACCTTCAGGGTGGACGGCGACTCGGTGCACGTGCAGCTGCGCGTGCCGGACCACCTGGCGGCCCTTGGCGGAACCATAAGGGTGCCCACGCTCGACGGCGAGGTCGACATGACGCTCCCGCCCGGCTCCTCCACGGGCCGGGTGCTGAGGCTCCGCGGCCAGGGCTGGCCCGGCGAGGGCGGCGCCAGGGGCGATGAGTTCGCCGAGGTGCGGGTGGTCGTTCCGGCGCACCCGAACGAGGAGCAGCGGCGCCTCTACGAGCGGCTCAAGGAGCTCGCGGCAGACAAGGTCAGCTGA
- a CDS encoding peptidylprolyl isomerase: MTSPTTPRAAAARRLRGHLLAALFVLGGAALAQSASAAAAAAGDGPVVIRLGAYEERADDVAWRFGVTLRGVAAQQGQPYTEELAAELWSLLPYYLDQRVQEVALAAEARRRGLTPDAAGLEATIERIKAGLAEGQQFADVVAGAGFPSEAALRAMIEESDLIRQLLDQVREAAASEVTDDQVVVRYLAERARFAEPEKYCARHILVADEAVATDLLTRLTGGEEFAALAAEFGTDGTKSRGGDLGCFGLGAMVPEFEAAVVAAPLGTSVGPVATQFGYHVVLVYDHQPARIKPLAEVEGTVRDYAVSLAANAAIDGIVKGAGVIVHPENLPTP, encoded by the coding sequence ATGACCTCACCCACCACCCCTCGCGCCGCGGCCGCTCGCCGCCTCCGCGGCCACTTGCTGGCCGCCCTGTTCGTTCTCGGCGGAGCCGCGCTCGCGCAGTCCGCGTCCGCGGCCGCGGCCGCCGCCGGCGACGGCCCCGTCGTCATCCGCCTTGGCGCGTACGAGGAGCGCGCGGACGACGTCGCCTGGCGCTTCGGCGTCACGCTGCGCGGCGTCGCCGCTCAGCAGGGGCAGCCGTACACCGAGGAGCTCGCCGCCGAGCTCTGGAGCCTCCTGCCCTACTACCTCGACCAGCGGGTCCAGGAGGTCGCCCTGGCGGCCGAGGCGCGGCGCCGCGGCCTGACGCCCGACGCCGCCGGCCTGGAGGCCACCATCGAGCGCATCAAGGCGGGCCTCGCGGAGGGGCAGCAGTTCGCCGACGTGGTCGCCGGCGCCGGCTTCCCGAGCGAGGCCGCGTTGCGCGCGATGATCGAGGAGTCGGACCTCATCCGCCAGCTGCTCGACCAGGTGCGGGAGGCGGCCGCGAGCGAGGTGACGGACGACCAGGTCGTCGTCCGCTACCTGGCCGAGCGCGCGCGCTTCGCCGAGCCCGAGAAGTACTGCGCCCGCCACATCCTCGTCGCCGACGAGGCCGTCGCCACCGACCTGCTCACGAGGTTGACGGGCGGGGAGGAGTTCGCGGCGCTCGCCGCCGAGTTCGGCACCGACGGCACCAAGAGCCGCGGCGGCGACCTTGGCTGCTTCGGCCTCGGCGCCATGGTGCCCGAGTTCGAGGCCGCCGTGGTGGCAGCCCCGCTCGGCACGAGCGTGGGGCCGGTCGCCACCCAGTTCGGCTACCACGTGGTCCTCGTCTACGACCACCAACCCGCGCGGATCAAGCCGCTCGCCGAGGTGGAGGGCACGGTCAGGGATTACGCCGTGTCGTTGGCGGCCAACGCCGCTATCGACGGCATCGTGAAGGGCGCCGGCGTCATAGTCCACCCGGAGAACCTGCCGACCCCCTGA
- the pdxH gene encoding pyridoxamine 5'-phosphate oxidase: MRFDDLRRAYRVGSLGPDDLADDPLELLTTWLERAAAAGEPEPNAMALASVAADGRPSVRFVLLKEVTPAGLTFFTNYESRKARELDGSGAAAVALWWPVLERQVRVEGSVERVTRATSEAYFGSRPRGSQLGAWTSPQSRPLADRAELESRAAAVAARFEGGAVPCPPHWGGYLLRPERVEFWQGRDDRLHDRFLYSLEGAAWSLTRLAP, from the coding sequence ATGAGATTCGACGACCTGCGCAGGGCCTACAGGGTGGGCAGCCTCGGCCCCGACGACCTGGCGGACGACCCGCTGGAACTGCTCACGACCTGGCTCGAGCGCGCGGCCGCGGCGGGCGAGCCCGAACCGAACGCCATGGCGCTGGCGAGCGTGGCGGCCGACGGCCGGCCGAGCGTGCGCTTCGTGCTCCTCAAGGAGGTGACGCCAGCGGGCCTGACCTTCTTCACGAACTACGAGAGCCGTAAGGCGCGCGAGCTGGACGGCAGCGGCGCGGCGGCGGTGGCGCTCTGGTGGCCGGTGTTGGAGCGGCAGGTCAGAGTCGAGGGAAGCGTGGAGCGCGTGACGCGCGCGACGTCGGAGGCCTACTTCGGCTCCAGGCCGCGCGGCTCGCAGCTCGGCGCCTGGACCTCGCCGCAGTCGCGGCCGCTGGCCGACCGCGCCGAGCTCGAGTCGCGCGCCGCGGCGGTGGCGGCGCGCTTCGAGGGTGGGGCGGTGCCGTGCCCGCCTCACTGGGGCGGCTACCTCCTACGGCCCGAGCGCGTCGAGTTCTGGCAGGGCCGTGACGACCGGCTCCACGACCGCTTCCTCTACTCGTTGGAGGGGGCCGCGTGGAGCCTGACGAGGTTGGCGCCGTGA
- a CDS encoding thioredoxin domain-containing protein: MSERNRLAGEPSPYLAQHAADPVAWYPWGPEAFAAAAEADKPMLLSIGYSSCHWCHVMARESFRDPAVAALLNAEFVSVKVDREERPDVDAVYLAAVQVMTGSGGWPLTVIATPTGRPFFGGTYFPPEDGLGAPSFRRVLDAMVVAWRTRRADVEAAAADLASALVRLGAAPTPLDDAVAADALVATGTRRLRQLEDADEGGFGGAPKFPAHEAVRLLLASPDEVDRAVALRALDAMARGGVHDLLGGGFFRYAVDAAWRVPHFEKMLYDNAALLRAYARAYRLTGAERHRLAAEGIVAWLEGELRDPGGAFWCALDAEAGGREGGHYLWTRAELAAAVAGEVPNGRLDLVASGLGVPPADALPAAATPRVAVSAAELARRADVTVEEVEDLLARARRAMLAARRRRERPAADAKVLTSWNGLLVAALADAATDLERPRLVALAGEVTAALRSSVWLEGRLWHSHTAGERRVEGLLEDYAYLGLGLLALHRATLDGAHLSWALELADVVTRRFADEEGGGWFNTAADAEPLLVRPKGLVDGATPSEYVAAAELVWWAARCRSDARAEAGARAAALAAAASAAREPLALASGLALAGLQARPGREVVLVGRPGDPALAELALAARRLAGPSDLVLLVDGRVPALTRLPLLEGRLGALAGGAATAYVCVRGACRLPVATAAALAGQLGLPADAAGPPVS, encoded by the coding sequence ATGAGCGAGCGCAACCGCCTGGCCGGCGAACCCAGCCCCTACCTCGCGCAGCACGCCGCCGACCCCGTCGCCTGGTACCCGTGGGGCCCGGAGGCGTTCGCCGCGGCGGCCGAGGCCGACAAGCCCATGCTCCTGTCCATCGGCTACTCGAGTTGCCACTGGTGTCACGTCATGGCGCGCGAGTCGTTCCGCGACCCGGCGGTGGCGGCGCTGCTCAACGCCGAGTTCGTCAGCGTCAAGGTGGACCGCGAGGAGCGGCCCGACGTCGACGCCGTCTACCTGGCTGCCGTCCAGGTCATGACGGGCAGCGGCGGCTGGCCCCTCACCGTGATCGCCACGCCCACGGGGCGGCCGTTCTTCGGCGGCACCTACTTCCCTCCCGAGGACGGGCTCGGGGCGCCCTCGTTCAGGCGCGTCCTCGACGCCATGGTCGTCGCGTGGCGCACCCGCCGCGCCGACGTGGAGGCCGCCGCCGCCGACCTCGCCTCCGCCCTGGTGCGCCTGGGTGCGGCTCCGACCCCGCTCGACGATGCGGTTGCGGCCGACGCCCTCGTCGCGACCGGCACGCGGCGGTTGCGGCAACTGGAGGACGCCGACGAGGGCGGGTTCGGCGGCGCGCCCAAGTTCCCCGCGCACGAAGCGGTCCGGCTGCTGCTGGCCAGCCCGGACGAGGTCGACAGGGCGGTCGCGTTGCGAGCCCTCGACGCCATGGCCAGGGGCGGCGTCCACGACCTCCTCGGCGGGGGGTTCTTCCGCTACGCCGTCGACGCCGCCTGGCGCGTGCCGCACTTCGAGAAGATGCTCTACGACAACGCGGCCCTGCTGCGCGCCTACGCGCGGGCGTACCGCCTGACGGGCGCCGAGCGGCACCGCCTCGCGGCGGAGGGCATCGTGGCCTGGCTGGAGGGTGAGCTGCGCGACCCTGGCGGCGCCTTCTGGTGCGCGCTGGACGCGGAAGCGGGCGGGCGCGAGGGCGGTCACTACCTCTGGACGCGCGCCGAGCTGGCCGCCGCCGTGGCGGGCGAGGTTCCGAACGGGCGGCTCGACCTGGTGGCGAGCGGTCTGGGCGTCCCGCCAGCGGACGCGCTCCCGGCCGCGGCCACCCCCCGCGTCGCCGTGTCAGCCGCCGAACTGGCGCGCCGCGCCGACGTGACGGTGGAGGAAGTGGAGGACCTGCTCGCGCGGGCGCGGCGGGCCATGCTGGCGGCGCGGCGGCGGCGCGAACGGCCCGCCGCGGACGCCAAGGTGTTGACATCGTGGAACGGGCTGCTCGTGGCCGCCCTCGCCGACGCGGCAACCGACCTCGAACGGCCGCGGCTCGTAGCGCTGGCCGGGGAGGTCACCGCGGCGCTGCGCTCGAGCGTGTGGCTGGAGGGACGCCTCTGGCACTCCCACACCGCCGGCGAACGGCGGGTCGAGGGCCTGTTGGAGGATTACGCCTACCTCGGCCTCGGCCTGTTGGCCCTCCACCGCGCCACCCTCGACGGGGCGCACCTGAGCTGGGCCCTCGAACTCGCCGACGTCGTGACCCGGCGCTTCGCCGACGAGGAGGGCGGCGGCTGGTTCAACACGGCGGCGGACGCCGAACCGCTGCTCGTGCGCCCCAAGGGGCTCGTGGACGGCGCCACCCCGAGCGAGTACGTCGCCGCGGCAGAGCTCGTCTGGTGGGCGGCCAGGTGCCGGAGCGACGCCCGCGCCGAGGCGGGAGCCCGTGCCGCCGCCCTGGCAGCCGCCGCCTCCGCTGCGCGCGAGCCGCTCGCCCTGGCGTCGGGCCTCGCCCTCGCTGGGCTCCAGGCGCGCCCCGGGCGCGAGGTCGTCCTCGTCGGCCGGCCGGGCGACCCGGCCCTGGCGGAGCTGGCCCTCGCGGCGCGGCGCCTGGCGGGCCCTTCCGACCTTGTGCTGCTGGTGGACGGCCGCGTGCCCGCCCTGACGCGCCTGCCGCTCCTCGAGGGGCGCCTCGGCGCGCTGGCGGGCGGCGCCGCCACGGCGTACGTGTGCGTGCGGGGCGCCTGTAGGCTGCCCGTCGCGACCGCTGCGGCCCTGGCCGGTCAGCTCGGGCTGCCGGCGGACGCCGCCGGCCCGCCCGTCAGTTGA
- a CDS encoding ATP-dependent nuclease subunit B yields the protein MSLEVITGPPGSGRTTRLLAEARAAVAAQRLVWWVGLPAQRAHVLRRLTEGGVAALGFEFMSAQQLYYRLLSVAGDLRPLVVGTARLVRVVEALRDVTGALPTPGEARLYAAAIAEAKRFGVTPQAYARLADDPERRRFRKVYAAYQRGMRGAWDYDDARRAALELALEGEVADLLARQGVGLLVADGLREIGPLELRFFTALAGPLRVRLSLPEAPPGVVADVTLPPRPAPRVERFAAANPVEEGRWVMRSLKRDLLGLGMGPLDLAVVVPSNRVRAFTVLAEEYGVPLMDETPAALADDGPGRTLLDLLELAELPTPTRLLAVPELEGLARLALAEGVAGAAAVGELAARHGLLEAWLRWRDRLEVRGDPVAWARDLMREALPDAPAEVVRQALGKAQEAARLGSGDGFRAWWAALLQDARRPRDQTAGVALLDATRVSGRRYRKAYLVGAVEGAYGAGEREDYFLPEERRSEPAEAFARLGLPRRFQGRDLAVAAELLARADHLVITAPRGDQGGPFVRDEALFGREEPPDLPPVPAGSRLELDPVTPYAPDLSRVPMGRPFVERLRRYRDCSFRLWGEGMLRLMGEPESPPADEGARLRAALLARRGRLDAAGLEALATAFPGHAAWLREHAATLLDLTFAVELGGREGFAAAFLHATAKEELEGGRLAVTIYRFVAGDDAWDAASAEAALRSRWNEYWAVGALLDQKAFRVARVHVKVWPLGGEPIDIAPGGVRGSWRRVTEKRRLVREALPEFAAGVVRPNPGYICRSCKVFDLCREGVR from the coding sequence GTGAGCCTCGAGGTCATCACCGGACCGCCCGGCTCGGGCCGCACCACGCGCCTGCTGGCCGAGGCCAGGGCGGCGGTGGCGGCGCAGCGGCTCGTCTGGTGGGTCGGGCTGCCGGCACAGCGCGCCCACGTGCTGAGGCGGCTCACCGAGGGCGGCGTGGCCGCGCTCGGCTTCGAGTTCATGAGCGCGCAGCAGCTCTACTACCGGCTCTTGAGCGTCGCCGGCGACCTCCGCCCCCTCGTCGTCGGCACGGCGCGGCTCGTGCGCGTCGTCGAGGCGCTCCGCGACGTCACTGGCGCGCTGCCGACGCCGGGCGAGGCGCGCCTCTACGCCGCCGCCATCGCGGAGGCCAAGCGCTTCGGGGTCACCCCGCAGGCCTACGCGCGCCTGGCAGACGACCCCGAACGGCGCCGCTTCCGCAAGGTCTATGCCGCCTACCAGCGGGGCATGCGCGGGGCGTGGGACTACGACGACGCCAGGCGGGCGGCGCTCGAGCTCGCCCTCGAGGGTGAGGTGGCTGACCTCCTCGCGCGGCAAGGAGTCGGGCTGCTGGTCGCGGACGGCCTGCGCGAGATCGGACCGCTCGAGTTGCGCTTCTTCACGGCCCTCGCGGGCCCGCTGCGCGTCAGGTTGAGCCTGCCCGAGGCGCCCCCCGGCGTGGTGGCGGACGTGACGCTGCCGCCCCGCCCCGCCCCGAGGGTGGAGCGCTTCGCCGCCGCCAACCCGGTCGAGGAAGGGCGTTGGGTGATGCGCTCCCTCAAGCGCGACCTGCTCGGCCTCGGCATGGGGCCCCTCGACCTCGCGGTGGTGGTGCCCTCGAACCGGGTCAGGGCGTTCACCGTCCTTGCCGAGGAGTACGGCGTGCCGCTGATGGACGAGACGCCCGCCGCCCTCGCCGACGACGGACCCGGGCGCACGCTGCTCGACCTGTTGGAGCTGGCTGAGCTTCCCACGCCGACGCGGCTCCTCGCCGTGCCGGAGCTGGAGGGGCTGGCGCGCCTCGCGCTGGCGGAGGGCGTGGCGGGGGCAGCGGCCGTCGGCGAGCTGGCGGCCCGCCACGGCCTGCTCGAGGCGTGGCTCCGCTGGCGCGACAGGCTGGAGGTGCGGGGAGACCCGGTCGCGTGGGCGCGGGATCTCATGCGCGAGGCGTTGCCGGACGCCCCGGCCGAGGTCGTGCGCCAGGCGCTCGGGAAGGCGCAGGAGGCCGCCAGGCTCGGTAGCGGCGACGGCTTCCGGGCGTGGTGGGCCGCGCTGCTGCAGGACGCTCGCCGGCCCCGCGACCAGACGGCGGGCGTGGCGCTGCTCGACGCCACCCGCGTGTCGGGGCGGCGCTACCGCAAGGCGTACCTGGTTGGGGCCGTCGAGGGGGCGTACGGCGCCGGGGAGCGCGAGGACTACTTCCTCCCCGAGGAGCGCCGGAGCGAACCGGCGGAGGCCTTCGCACGCCTCGGCCTGCCGCGACGCTTCCAGGGTCGCGACCTCGCCGTGGCGGCCGAGCTGCTGGCGCGCGCCGATCACCTCGTGATCACGGCGCCGCGGGGCGACCAGGGGGGACCGTTCGTGCGGGACGAGGCCCTCTTCGGCCGCGAGGAGCCGCCCGACCTACCGCCCGTCCCGGCGGGCTCCCGGCTGGAGCTCGACCCCGTCACCCCGTACGCCCCAGACCTCTCGCGCGTTCCCATGGGGCGCCCGTTCGTGGAGCGGCTGCGGCGCTACCGCGACTGCAGCTTCAGGCTCTGGGGCGAGGGGATGCTGCGCCTGATGGGGGAGCCGGAGTCACCGCCGGCCGACGAGGGCGCGCGGCTGCGCGCCGCCCTGTTGGCCAGGCGCGGCCGGCTCGACGCCGCCGGACTCGAGGCGCTGGCGACCGCGTTCCCGGGCCACGCGGCGTGGCTGCGGGAGCATGCGGCCACCCTGCTCGATCTCACCTTCGCGGTCGAGCTTGGCGGCCGCGAGGGGTTCGCCGCCGCCTTCCTGCACGCGACCGCCAAGGAGGAGCTTGAGGGCGGACGGCTCGCGGTCACCATCTACCGCTTCGTGGCCGGTGACGACGCCTGGGACGCCGCCAGCGCCGAGGCGGCGCTGCGGAGCCGGTGGAACGAGTACTGGGCGGTCGGGGCGCTCCTCGACCAGAAGGCGTTCCGGGTCGCGCGCGTTCACGTCAAGGTGTGGCCGCTCGGTGGCGAGCCGATCGACATCGCCCCCGGCGGCGTGCGGGGGTCGTGGCGACGCGTGACCGAGAAGCGGCGCCTGGTTCGCGAGGCGTTGCCGGAGTTCGCGGCCGGGGTGGTGCGGCCGAACCCGGGGTACATCTGCCGCAGCTGCAAGGTGTTCGACCTGTGCCGCGAGGGCGTCAGGTAG
- a CDS encoding UvrD-helicase domain-containing protein: MRVRIASAGTGKTTSLVLRYLELIDSGVPLGRVAGVTFTRAAAGELRQRVADGIAEVLAR, from the coding sequence GTGAGGGTCCGCATCGCCTCCGCCGGCACGGGCAAGACCACGAGCCTCGTCCTGCGTTACCTCGAGTTGATCGATTCCGGCGTCCCCCTCGGCCGGGTGGCCGGCGTGACCTTCACGCGCGCCGCCGCGGGCGAGCTGAGGCAGCGGGTGGCGGACGGCATCGCCGAGGTCCTGGCGCG